In one window of Gemmatimonadota bacterium DNA:
- a CDS encoding DUF1801 domain-containing protein, with protein sequence MPARKTDKVARPAGRKPAKKAPKAKAATPLPASMVTGKASAAKAAAGDAPVLAYIASLPQPQRGVAERVDALAARTLPGLQRSVKWGMAYYGVGDGWCFSCGAFAGHIKLMFVNGTALTPVPPVTPVAMGKATRGVELRSLADLDARQVAAWMRQVAAVPGVGGKR encoded by the coding sequence ATGCCGGCTCGCAAGACTGACAAGGTGGCCCGGCCCGCAGGCCGGAAGCCGGCCAAGAAAGCGCCGAAGGCCAAGGCCGCCACGCCCCTGCCGGCATCGATGGTGACGGGCAAGGCCAGCGCCGCCAAGGCGGCGGCCGGCGATGCGCCGGTCCTTGCCTACATCGCGAGCCTTCCGCAGCCGCAGCGCGGCGTCGCGGAGCGCGTCGACGCCCTCGCGGCGCGGACGCTGCCCGGCCTGCAGCGGTCGGTGAAGTGGGGGATGGCCTACTATGGTGTCGGCGATGGCTGGTGTTTTTCCTGCGGCGCCTTTGCCGGCCACATCAAGCTGATGTTCGTGAACGGTACGGCGCTCACGCCGGTCCCCCCGGTGACGCCGGTGGCGATGGGCAAGGCGACGCGTGGCGTCGAGCTCCGGTCACTGGCCGACCTCGACGCGCGCCAGGTGGCCGCCTGGATGCGGCAGGTCGCGGCCGTGCCCGGGGTCGGGGGGAAGCGATGA
- the lepB gene encoding signal peptidase I: protein MTLKGTPKVLLILPLLAAAILAAALLGGHGAPGRRTAFRMPTGSMEPALLAGDHLMVELRPGYRPQRGEVVAFISVEAPGLLTVSRIAAVPGDSVGMSNGELFLNRLQPAWSQGHSSVGGPADSPELREQMARWQAPFLLHRADGLVPDRRNWGPLRVPAGAYLVLGDHRDFSYDSRFWGFLPASHVVGRPRYVYYSYDPHSPRLLPWLSAIRWGRIGQRVPASVPARPN, encoded by the coding sequence ATGACGCTCAAGGGCACACCGAAGGTCCTGTTGATCCTGCCGCTGCTGGCCGCGGCTATCCTTGCCGCCGCGCTCCTTGGCGGCCATGGCGCGCCAGGGCGGCGTACGGCCTTCAGGATGCCCACCGGCTCCATGGAGCCTGCGCTGCTGGCAGGTGACCACCTCATGGTGGAGCTTCGGCCGGGTTACCGGCCTCAGCGTGGCGAGGTCGTGGCCTTCATTTCCGTGGAAGCGCCTGGTCTCCTCACGGTCAGCCGCATTGCGGCCGTCCCTGGCGACAGCGTCGGCATGAGCAACGGCGAGCTGTTCCTCAACCGGCTCCAGCCGGCCTGGTCCCAGGGTCACTCGTCGGTGGGTGGACCCGCGGACTCCCCGGAGCTCCGCGAGCAGATGGCTCGCTGGCAGGCGCCATTCCTCCTCCATCGCGCCGATGGGCTCGTTCCCGATCGGCGGAACTGGGGACCGCTTCGTGTCCCGGCGGGCGCCTATCTCGTGCTCGGGGACCATCGGGACTTCAGCTACGACAGTCGCTTCTGGGGGTTCCTGCCTGCGAGTCATGTCGTGGGCAGACCCCGCTACGTCTATTACAGCTATGACCCACATTCGCCTCGCCTCCTCCCATGGCTCTCAGCCATCCGGTGGGGGCGCATCGGGCAGCGCGTTCCGGCTTCCGTCCCGGCACGGCCCAACTAG
- a CDS encoding ornithine cyclodeaminase family protein, whose amino-acid sequence MELLLLTRDEVQSLLDVDALLEGLEDGFLALSDGRVRSPPRSEVGVPGAGHLLLKPAWLPGHPMAVKLVSTFIGNSSRGLPTIQALITLVDPSTGTPQAVMDGSYITAMRTAACAAISARCLARRDARVLAIIGAGVQGRAHLRVLPRVRAFAEIRIASRRFSDAQALAAADPRAHACESFQQAVHGADVVCLCTSSGTPVISIDWLSPGAHVTSVGYAPPGGELPIEIARQGRLVVESRLAFEPPPAGCGELTGLDPAMGTELGDLLSGKAAARASDTELTAFKSMGHAMEDLVAADLVYRKALQGGAGRRARL is encoded by the coding sequence ATGGAGCTGCTGCTGCTGACCCGGGACGAGGTGCAGTCGCTGCTGGACGTGGACGCGCTCCTGGAGGGCCTCGAGGACGGCTTCCTCGCGCTGAGCGACGGACGGGTCCGGTCGCCGCCGCGGAGCGAGGTCGGCGTCCCGGGCGCCGGCCACCTGCTCCTCAAGCCGGCGTGGCTTCCGGGCCATCCCATGGCCGTCAAGCTCGTGTCGACCTTCATCGGCAACAGCAGCCGCGGCCTGCCGACGATTCAGGCGCTCATCACGCTCGTTGATCCGTCCACCGGGACGCCGCAGGCGGTCATGGACGGATCGTACATCACCGCCATGAGAACCGCGGCCTGCGCCGCCATCTCCGCCCGGTGCCTGGCGCGACGGGACGCCCGGGTGCTGGCCATCATCGGCGCCGGCGTGCAGGGCCGGGCCCACCTGCGGGTGCTTCCGCGGGTTCGCGCGTTCGCCGAGATCCGGATCGCCTCACGCAGGTTCTCGGACGCGCAGGCGCTGGCGGCAGCCGACCCGCGCGCGCACGCCTGTGAGTCGTTCCAGCAGGCGGTGCACGGGGCCGACGTCGTCTGCCTCTGCACCTCGTCCGGCACTCCAGTCATCAGTATCGACTGGCTCTCCCCCGGCGCTCACGTCACCTCGGTCGGCTACGCCCCGCCGGGGGGTGAACTGCCCATCGAGATCGCCCGGCAGGGCAGGCTCGTGGTGGAATCCCGGCTCGCGTTCGAGCCACCCCCAGCCGGCTGCGGCGAGCTGACCGGACTCGACCCTGCGATGGGCACCGAACTTGGCGATCTCCTGTCGGGCAAGGCCGCGGCCCGCGCCTCCGACACCGAACTGACGGCGTTCAAGTCCATGGGCCACGCCATGGAGGACCTGGTCGCCGCTGACCTCGTCTACCGGAAGGCCCTGCAAGGGGGAGCGGGTCGAAGAGCACGTCTCTGA
- a CDS encoding VOC family protein: MTKVTPFLMFNDQLEAAIAFYTATFPDSRIKHVARTGKDGPISSAEFVVGGQAFMGYNGGSYFSFSEGFSLYVDCADQAEVDLYWDKLVAAGATPSACGWIKDPFGVTWQIVPRRFMELIGDKDSRKVQAVMDAMMTMVKLDVAALEKAYDAATHLPAPGDRHAGSQD, encoded by the coding sequence ATGACCAAGGTGACACCCTTCCTGATGTTCAATGATCAGCTCGAGGCGGCCATCGCGTTCTACACCGCCACGTTCCCGGACTCCCGGATCAAGCACGTCGCCCGGACCGGCAAGGATGGCCCGATCTCCTCCGCCGAGTTCGTGGTCGGGGGCCAGGCCTTCATGGGCTACAACGGGGGCTCGTACTTCAGCTTCTCCGAGGGCTTTTCCCTCTACGTGGACTGCGCGGACCAGGCGGAAGTCGACCTGTACTGGGACAAGCTGGTCGCGGCGGGCGCCACGCCGAGCGCGTGCGGGTGGATCAAGGATCCGTTCGGCGTCACGTGGCAGATCGTGCCGCGGCGGTTCATGGAGCTGATCGGCGACAAGGACAGCCGGAAGGTGCAGGCCGTGATGGACGCCATGATGACGATGGTGAAGCTGGACGTGGCGGCGCTCGAGAAGGCCTACGATGCGGCGACACACCTTCCCGCTCCGGGAGACCGCCATGCCGGCTCGCAAGACTGA
- a CDS encoding RidA family protein has translation MPRTVIRTTTAPAAPPTYSQATRAAGLIFVSGTAPVDPATGALAGSTIQEQTAQCLRNIAAILEAAGSSLDQVVSATVVLANESDFAGMNEEWLRWFPVDPPARQGAKLPVRVEGLLISIAAIAEA, from the coding sequence GTGCCCCGTACCGTCATTCGGACCACCACTGCTCCAGCCGCCCCGCCCACCTACAGCCAGGCGACCCGCGCGGCAGGCCTCATCTTTGTCTCCGGCACTGCGCCGGTTGACCCCGCCACGGGCGCCCTGGCCGGATCCACCATCCAGGAGCAAACCGCCCAGTGCCTCCGGAACATCGCGGCCATCCTCGAGGCCGCGGGCAGCTCCCTCGACCAGGTCGTGAGTGCGACGGTCGTCCTGGCCAACGAGTCGGACTTCGCGGGGATGAATGAGGAGTGGCTGCGGTGGTTCCCGGTGGATCCACCCGCGCGGCAGGGCGCCAAGCTGCCGGTCAGGGTGGAAGGCCTGCTGATCTCGATCGCGGCCATTGCAGAAGCGTAG